The Tistrella mobilis genome window below encodes:
- a CDS encoding DMT family transporter, whose product MGVTALLFISTALLWGGGALATAFQAGPVPAVVSVGWRMVAAGLLMMGWAHIRGVRLRLTAADWRWTVLQGVAFYGLAFVAFYSAVRLIPSGPAALVLSTSSVFAGLIGRALLGTSLTRRHLAGLTLGIGGVALVFAPDLARLGEGPRALEGLAWAAVSAVAAALGTVIGARHQAQGLAPEAAIAWGGLIGGVTALTVALLQGAPFAFDWSWRYGLSLAYLALPASCLNFLIYFDLVRRVGPGRAAYAMTLVPVVALALSWGFEGLLLTPAMLAGAGVILCGNLLVLRR is encoded by the coding sequence ATGGGCGTTACCGCGCTTCTGTTCATCTCCACCGCCCTGCTCTGGGGTGGCGGGGCGCTTGCCACCGCCTTCCAGGCGGGGCCCGTACCGGCCGTGGTGTCGGTGGGCTGGCGCATGGTCGCGGCGGGGCTGCTGATGATGGGCTGGGCGCATATCCGCGGCGTCCGGCTCAGGCTGACGGCGGCGGACTGGCGATGGACGGTGCTGCAGGGCGTCGCCTTTTACGGGCTGGCCTTCGTCGCCTTCTACAGTGCCGTCCGCCTGATCCCCAGCGGCCCGGCGGCGCTGGTGCTCTCCACCTCGTCGGTCTTCGCCGGCTTGATCGGCCGGGCGCTGCTGGGCACCTCGCTGACCCGTCGTCATCTGGCCGGGCTGACGCTGGGGATCGGTGGCGTCGCCCTGGTCTTCGCCCCCGATCTCGCCCGGCTGGGCGAGGGGCCGCGGGCGCTGGAAGGGCTGGCCTGGGCAGCGGTTTCTGCGGTGGCGGCGGCGCTGGGCACGGTGATCGGCGCCCGCCATCAGGCGCAGGGGCTGGCACCCGAGGCGGCCATCGCCTGGGGCGGGCTGATCGGCGGCGTCACCGCCCTCACGGTCGCTTTGCTTCAGGGGGCACCCTTCGCCTTCGACTGGTCGTGGCGCTATGGGCTGAGCCTCGCCTATCTGGCCCTGCCGGCCTCGTGCCTCAACTTCCTGATCTATTTCGATCTGGTGCGGCGTGTCGGCCCCGGGCGGGCCGCCTATGCCATGACCCTGGTACCGGTGGTGGCCCTGGCGCTCTCCTGGGGGTTCGAAGGGTTGCTGCTCACACCGGCCATGCTGGCGGGGGCGGGGGTGATCCTGTGCGGCAATCTGCTGGTGCTCCGGCGCTGA
- a CDS encoding flavin-dependent oxidoreductase yields the protein MKVIIAGAGIGGLTAALSLHAAGIETVVYEAVPEIRPLGVGINLLPHAVRELTELGLADELARTGVATSTLIYTNKLGQEIWREARGRDAGYNWPQYSIHRGRLQMLLFEAARARLGADRVLTDHAAARVSTQADGRARIDLVSRTSGASLGHDTADLIIAADGIHSAVRAQFHPDEGLPKWNGRILWRGVSEALPYLDGRSMVMAGHQDQKFVCYPIDPDIAARGASLINWIAELNLPERKLEREDWNRPGVLEEFLPAFEGWNFGWLDVPAIIRAAIRVFEFPMVDRDPLEAWTHGRVTLMGDAAHPMYPIGSNGASQAILDARTLVWRLATMGDVDAALAAYEAERRPATARIVLANRANGPEKVMQLVEERAPDGFRAIEKVLPAAELNGIIGDYKHIAGFDRDALNARPSLHPVPLDAPV from the coding sequence ATGAAGGTCATCATTGCAGGCGCCGGCATCGGCGGGCTGACGGCCGCGCTCAGCCTGCATGCCGCGGGGATCGAGACCGTGGTCTATGAAGCGGTGCCCGAGATCCGGCCGCTGGGGGTGGGGATCAACCTGCTGCCCCATGCGGTGCGCGAGCTGACCGAGCTGGGCCTGGCCGACGAGCTTGCCCGCACCGGCGTCGCCACCTCGACGCTGATCTATACCAACAAGCTGGGGCAGGAAATCTGGCGCGAGGCGCGCGGCCGCGACGCCGGGTATAACTGGCCCCAGTACTCGATCCATCGCGGTCGCCTGCAGATGCTGCTGTTCGAGGCGGCGCGGGCCCGGCTGGGCGCCGACCGGGTGCTGACCGATCATGCCGCCGCGCGCGTCTCCACCCAGGCCGACGGCCGGGCGCGGATCGATCTGGTCTCGCGCACCTCCGGCGCCTCGCTCGGGCACGACACCGCGGATCTGATCATCGCCGCCGACGGCATCCATTCTGCGGTGCGGGCGCAGTTCCATCCGGACGAGGGCCTGCCCAAATGGAACGGCCGCATCCTCTGGCGCGGCGTCAGCGAGGCTCTGCCCTATCTGGACGGCCGCAGCATGGTGATGGCCGGGCATCAGGATCAGAAATTCGTCTGCTATCCGATCGATCCCGACATCGCGGCGCGCGGGGCTTCGCTGATCAACTGGATCGCCGAGCTGAACCTGCCCGAGCGCAAGCTGGAGCGCGAGGACTGGAACCGGCCCGGCGTGCTGGAGGAATTCCTGCCGGCCTTCGAAGGCTGGAATTTCGGCTGGCTGGACGTGCCGGCGATCATTCGGGCCGCGATCCGGGTGTTCGAATTCCCCATGGTCGATCGCGATCCGCTGGAGGCCTGGACCCATGGCCGGGTGACGCTGATGGGCGATGCCGCCCACCCCATGTACCCGATCGGATCCAACGGCGCGTCGCAGGCGATCCTGGATGCCCGCACACTGGTCTGGCGGCTGGCGACCATGGGCGATGTCGATGCGGCGCTTGCCGCCTACGAGGCGGAGCGACGGCCCGCCACCGCCCGCATCGTGCTCGCCAACCGGGCCAACGGGCCCGAGAAGGTGATGCAGCTGGTCGAAGAGCGGGCGCCCGACGGGTTCAGGGCGATCGAAAAGGTGCTGCCGGCGGCGGAACTCAACGGAATCATCGGCGATTACAAGCACATCGCCGGCTTCGATCGCGACGCCCTCAACGCGCGGCCGTCGCTGCATCCGGTGCCCCTCGACGCCCCGGTCTGA
- a CDS encoding MarR family winged helix-turn-helix transcriptional regulator gives MTRGRRTTSSVLPRPAGRGDAFEQWPEDVEFGVLRELMGYALRRAQIAIYEDFFATVADLDITPPMFSSMVLIRNNPGLSQSRLGRVVGIARSGTMALVDRLERAGYVERRPTPGDRRVNQLALTPHGEEVLDELIRRIRAHDDRVSARLSEAEKVTLRELLARF, from the coding sequence ATGACACGCGGACGGCGGACGACCTCCAGCGTCCTGCCGCGGCCGGCCGGCCGCGGTGACGCTTTCGAGCAATGGCCGGAGGACGTTGAGTTCGGGGTGCTGCGCGAGCTGATGGGCTATGCGCTGCGCCGGGCCCAGATCGCCATCTACGAGGATTTCTTCGCCACCGTCGCGGATCTGGACATCACGCCGCCGATGTTCTCGTCGATGGTGCTGATCCGGAACAATCCCGGCCTCAGCCAGAGCCGGCTCGGCCGGGTGGTGGGCATTGCCCGATCGGGCACCATGGCGCTGGTCGACCGGCTGGAACGCGCCGGCTATGTCGAACGCCGCCCCACCCCCGGCGACCGGCGGGTCAACCAGCTGGCCCTCACCCCGCATGGCGAGGAGGTGCTCGACGAGCTGATCCGGCGGATCCGCGCCCATGACGACCGGGTCTCGGCGCGGCTGAGCGAGGCGGAGAAGGTCACGCTCCGCGAACTGCTCGCGAGGTTCTGA
- a CDS encoding TRAP transporter small permease has product MSRADPAPHSVQGRGEKASRSGGPFRTGFGPVGVLCRLVAMAGGLMLVAIAAMSVISIIGRWFAGTSIGGLEFGPVPGDFELVETGTAIAVFCFLPQAQLARAHVTVDLFTMRAGPGLRRALGVVADLLFAATTALLAWRLTIGLEERLTYGETTMILGLPQWWVYVPGVAFMALTALACLTTLAATLRGAVPPTEAEAAAAEAGTAREESRR; this is encoded by the coding sequence ATGTCGAGGGCAGACCCGGCCCCGCACAGCGTGCAGGGCCGCGGTGAGAAGGCGTCGCGGTCCGGCGGCCCCTTCCGCACCGGTTTCGGCCCCGTCGGGGTCCTGTGCCGTCTGGTCGCCATGGCCGGCGGGCTGATGCTGGTCGCGATCGCCGCGATGTCGGTGATCAGCATCATCGGCCGCTGGTTTGCCGGCACCAGCATCGGCGGGCTGGAATTCGGGCCCGTGCCGGGCGATTTCGAACTGGTCGAGACGGGCACCGCCATCGCGGTCTTCTGCTTCCTGCCCCAGGCCCAGCTCGCCCGCGCCCATGTCACGGTCGATCTCTTCACCATGCGCGCCGGCCCGGGTCTGCGCCGGGCGCTGGGCGTGGTGGCCGATCTTCTGTTCGCGGCCACCACCGCCCTGCTCGCCTGGCGGCTGACCATCGGCCTTGAAGAGCGCCTGACCTATGGCGAAACCACCATGATCCTGGGCCTGCCGCAATGGTGGGTCTATGTGCCGGGGGTGGCCTTCATGGCCCTGACCGCCCTCGCCTGCCTGACCACGCTTGCCGCCACGCTGCGCGGCGCGGTGCCGCCGACCGAGGCCGAGGCTGCCGCCGCAGAGGCCGGAACGGCCCGCGAGGAGAGCCGGCGATGA
- a CDS encoding TRAP transporter large permease codes for MSDTTIGLLGIAGLLVAMALRVPVGLAMLVAGILGSMAVAGPMGIMAGLTTLPVEQFSNHALSIVPLFLLMGAFAGRAGLSQLLFDAARDWLGHRRGGLAMAAIGACAAFGSICGSSLATAATMTRVALPEMRRHGYHDGLATGVLAAGGTLGILIPPSVVLVIYAVLTGQNIDRMFIAALVPGVLAALGYMAAIRVQVMLNPDAAPAVPRIGWSERLRGLARTWPVFVIFVTVIGGIYAGVFTPTEGAAVGAAATGLFALVRGGLRRGAFTEVVMETASGTAMIFMIVLGAAAFNGFLALTGLPMQAAEAIGGLDVPPIVVLAAILALYLALGCIMDSLSMILLTVPIFYPLIMALDFGLPPAEAAIWFGILALVVVEVGMITPPVGLNVFVINAMSGGTPMRDTFAGVIPFLVSDVLRILALVAFPGITLGLMRLLY; via the coding sequence ATGAGCGATACCACCATCGGCCTTCTCGGCATTGCCGGCCTGCTCGTCGCCATGGCGCTGCGCGTGCCGGTGGGGCTCGCCATGCTGGTGGCCGGCATTCTGGGCAGCATGGCGGTTGCAGGCCCCATGGGCATCATGGCCGGGCTCACCACCCTGCCGGTGGAGCAGTTTTCCAACCACGCCCTCTCGATCGTGCCGCTCTTCCTGCTGATGGGCGCATTTGCAGGCCGCGCCGGCCTCTCGCAGCTGCTGTTCGACGCCGCCCGTGACTGGCTGGGCCATCGCCGCGGCGGCCTCGCCATGGCCGCGATCGGCGCCTGCGCCGCCTTCGGCTCGATCTGCGGCTCGTCTCTCGCCACCGCCGCGACCATGACCCGGGTCGCCCTGCCCGAAATGCGCCGCCACGGCTATCACGACGGGCTGGCGACCGGCGTTCTGGCGGCCGGCGGTACGCTCGGCATCCTTATCCCGCCCTCGGTGGTGCTGGTGATCTATGCGGTGCTGACCGGGCAGAACATCGACCGGATGTTCATTGCGGCCCTGGTGCCGGGCGTGCTCGCCGCTCTCGGCTATATGGCGGCGATCCGAGTGCAGGTGATGCTGAACCCCGACGCCGCCCCGGCCGTTCCCCGGATCGGCTGGTCGGAACGTCTCCGCGGCCTTGCGCGCACCTGGCCGGTCTTCGTGATCTTCGTGACGGTGATCGGCGGCATCTATGCCGGCGTCTTCACGCCCACCGAAGGGGCGGCGGTGGGGGCCGCGGCCACCGGGCTGTTCGCGCTGGTCCGTGGCGGGCTCCGCCGCGGTGCCTTCACCGAGGTGGTGATGGAGACCGCTTCGGGCACCGCGATGATCTTCATGATCGTGCTGGGAGCCGCCGCCTTCAACGGCTTCCTGGCGCTCACCGGCCTGCCGATGCAGGCGGCCGAGGCGATCGGCGGGCTCGACGTGCCGCCGATCGTGGTGCTGGCGGCGATCCTGGCGCTCTATCTGGCGCTCGGCTGCATCATGGACAGCCTGTCGATGATCCTGCTGACCGTGCCGATCTTCTACCCGCTGATCATGGCGCTGGATTTCGGCCTGCCGCCCGCAGAAGCCGCCATCTGGTTCGGCATTCTGGCCCTGGTGGTGGTGGAGGTCGGCATGATCACGCCGCCGGTCGGCCTGAATGTCTTCGTGATCAACGCCATGTCGGGCGGCACGCCGATGCGTGACACCTTCGCAGGCGTGATCCCGTTCCTCGTCTCCGACGTGCTGCGCATCCTGGCGCTGGTGGCCTTTCCGGGCATCACGCTTGGCCTGATGCGCCTGCTCTACTGA
- a CDS encoding DUF3237 domain-containing protein — MTTGFPATPPVLSPVALIEAEIGTPQELGALADGQRRIIPILGGRVSGARLAGRVLPGGADWQTVRPDGLAEIEARYTLALTEVDGAAVDALVDIRNPGMRHGPAEVLARVAAGEDVDPALYYFRTTPRFTTGHPALGWMNRTLFVARGRRLAARVEIEVFAVG, encoded by the coding sequence ATGACCACCGGCTTTCCCGCCACCCCGCCCGTCCTGTCCCCGGTCGCCCTGATCGAGGCCGAGATCGGCACCCCGCAGGAACTGGGCGCACTGGCCGACGGCCAGCGCCGGATCATCCCGATCCTGGGGGGGCGGGTCTCGGGCGCCCGGCTGGCCGGGCGGGTGCTGCCGGGCGGGGCCGACTGGCAGACCGTGCGGCCCGACGGGCTGGCCGAGATCGAGGCCCGCTACACCCTGGCCCTGACCGAGGTCGACGGCGCGGCCGTGGATGCGCTGGTCGATATCCGCAATCCCGGCATGCGCCACGGCCCCGCCGAGGTGCTCGCCCGGGTGGCGGCGGGAGAGGATGTCGACCCCGCGCTCTATTACTTCCGGACCACCCCACGCTTCACCACCGGACATCCGGCCCTCGGCTGGATGAACCGGACCCTGTTCGTGGCCCGCGGCCGCCGGCTGGCGGCGCGGGTCGAAATCGAGGTCTTCGCGGTCGGCTGA
- a CDS encoding TRAP transporter substrate-binding protein has translation MTDIATGWRRLATRMAAGVAGLVVAAGMAGQAAAAEVTLRLHHFFPPTSAVHSKYFTDWKQRVESQSGGRIEVKIYPAMQLGGTPPSLFDQARTGQADIIWTVVGYTPDRFPEAEVFDLPFLPRSAEITSQAAHEFAMKHLTSRFEGVKVIAAHTHSPGLIHTRDREVRTPEDMKGLKLRGPSRLINSFIEALGAEPVGMPVPQTAEALSRGVIDGTVLPMEGLDALRLQELVHRHMVFAGENALYTTMMLVAMNQAKYDGLPADLKKVIDDNAGIAEARAIGRVMDQADAPVVASIEKSTTNRIIALTPEETDRFRAVGAEVEKAWAERMTARGIDGPALIEEAKALVAKYAARP, from the coding sequence ATGACGGATATCGCAACCGGCTGGCGGCGGCTGGCCACACGGATGGCGGCGGGCGTGGCGGGCCTGGTGGTGGCCGCAGGCATGGCCGGCCAGGCGGCCGCAGCCGAGGTGACGCTGCGCCTGCACCACTTCTTCCCGCCCACCTCGGCGGTCCATTCGAAGTACTTCACCGACTGGAAGCAGCGGGTGGAGAGCCAGTCCGGCGGGCGGATCGAGGTCAAGATCTACCCGGCCATGCAGCTGGGCGGCACCCCGCCCTCGCTGTTCGATCAGGCGCGCACCGGCCAGGCCGACATCATCTGGACGGTGGTCGGCTACACCCCCGACCGCTTCCCCGAGGCCGAGGTCTTCGACCTGCCCTTCCTGCCGCGCTCGGCCGAGATCACCAGCCAGGCCGCGCATGAATTCGCCATGAAGCACCTCACCAGCCGCTTCGAAGGCGTGAAGGTGATCGCAGCCCACACCCACAGCCCCGGGCTGATCCACACCCGCGATCGCGAGGTCCGCACGCCTGAAGACATGAAGGGGCTGAAGCTGCGCGGGCCGTCGCGGCTGATCAATTCCTTCATCGAGGCGCTGGGCGCCGAGCCGGTCGGCATGCCCGTGCCCCAGACGGCAGAGGCGCTGTCGCGCGGCGTGATCGACGGCACGGTTCTGCCCATGGAAGGGCTGGACGCGCTGCGCCTGCAGGAACTGGTCCACCGCCACATGGTGTTCGCGGGCGAGAACGCGCTCTACACCACCATGATGCTGGTGGCGATGAACCAGGCCAAATATGACGGCCTGCCCGCCGACCTGAAGAAGGTCATCGACGACAATGCCGGCATCGCCGAGGCCCGCGCGATCGGCCGCGTGATGGATCAGGCCGATGCGCCGGTGGTGGCCTCGATCGAAAAGTCCACGACCAACCGGATCATCGCGCTCACGCCCGAGGAAACCGACCGCTTCCGCGCCGTCGGTGCCGAGGTCGAAAAGGCCTGGGCCGAGCGGATGACCGCCCGCGGCATCGACGGCCCTGCCCTCATCGAGGAAGCCAAGGCGCTGGTGGCGAAGTACGCAGCCCGGCCCTGA
- a CDS encoding prolyl-tRNA synthetase associated domain-containing protein has product MPATRADLFARLDALGIAHETYDHAPVFTVEEAEAETGHVPGLHVKNLFLKDKRGDLWLATVAADRRVDLKHLQTLLGAGRFSFGKPDLLMEVLGVTPGSVTPFALINDPDRRVVFALDRLVAEAERINAHPLFNDASTVVTGEGLKRFVASFGHDVRIVDLDAPA; this is encoded by the coding sequence ATGCCCGCCACCCGCGCCGACCTCTTCGCCCGCCTCGATGCCCTTGGCATCGCGCACGAGACCTATGACCATGCGCCGGTTTTCACCGTCGAAGAGGCGGAGGCCGAGACCGGCCATGTGCCGGGGCTGCACGTCAAGAACCTGTTTCTGAAGGACAAGCGCGGCGATCTCTGGCTGGCCACCGTCGCCGCAGACCGGCGGGTGGATCTGAAACATCTGCAAACGCTGCTCGGCGCCGGGCGCTTCTCGTTCGGCAAGCCCGATCTGCTGATGGAGGTGCTGGGCGTCACCCCGGGTTCCGTCACGCCTTTCGCGCTGATCAACGATCCCGACCGCCGGGTGGTCTTCGCGCTCGACCGGCTTGTGGCCGAGGCGGAGCGGATCAACGCCCATCCCCTGTTCAACGATGCCTCGACCGTGGTGACGGGCGAAGGGTTGAAACGCTTCGTGGCAAGCTTCGGCCACGACGTGCGGATCGTCGATCTCGACGCCCCGGCCTGA
- the trxA gene encoding thioredoxin: protein MQTIIGGAGGTAPADVIKDTDTAHFMADVIETSRETPVIVDFWAPWCGPCKQLTPVLEKVVLAAKGKVRLVKMNIDENPELAQQMRIQSIPAVYAFVGGRPVDGFMGALPESQIRQFVDNLLRAGGDDETRMIDEALAQAAELLEAGDVRMAGGLYTQVLQADPSRTEALAGLSQVYVKMGDLEKAREVLAHAPEEMAKDPHLVRARTAIDLAEKAAGAGETAALEARLAADPADHATRMELAMALYAAGDARAAIDQLLEIVRRDRDWNENAARTQLFEIFDALGPKDPVAQSGRRKLTSILFA, encoded by the coding sequence ATGCAGACCATCATCGGCGGCGCCGGGGGCACCGCCCCGGCGGATGTGATCAAGGACACCGACACCGCGCATTTCATGGCCGACGTCATCGAGACCTCGCGTGAGACGCCGGTCATCGTCGATTTCTGGGCGCCCTGGTGCGGCCCCTGCAAGCAGCTGACCCCCGTGCTCGAAAAGGTGGTTCTGGCCGCCAAGGGCAAGGTGCGGCTGGTCAAGATGAACATCGACGAGAACCCGGAACTGGCGCAGCAGATGCGCATCCAGTCGATTCCGGCGGTCTATGCCTTCGTGGGCGGCCGGCCGGTCGACGGGTTCATGGGCGCCCTGCCCGAAAGCCAGATCCGCCAGTTCGTCGACAACCTGCTCCGCGCCGGCGGCGACGACGAAACCCGGATGATCGACGAGGCGCTGGCCCAGGCGGCCGAGCTGCTGGAAGCCGGCGATGTGCGCATGGCCGGCGGTCTTTACACCCAGGTTCTGCAGGCCGATCCGTCGCGCACCGAAGCGCTGGCCGGGCTCTCCCAGGTCTATGTGAAGATGGGTGACCTGGAGAAGGCGCGCGAGGTGCTGGCCCACGCGCCGGAAGAGATGGCGAAGGATCCCCATCTGGTCCGCGCCCGCACCGCCATCGATCTGGCCGAGAAGGCGGCCGGTGCCGGCGAGACCGCGGCGCTGGAAGCCAGGCTCGCCGCCGATCCGGCCGACCACGCCACCCGCATGGAACTCGCCATGGCGCTCTATGCCGCAGGCGATGCCAGGGCCGCGATCGACCAGCTGCTGGAGATCGTCCGCCGCGACCGGGATTGGAACGAGAATGCCGCCCGCACCCAGCTGTTCGAGATCTTCGATGCGCTGGGCCCCAAGGATCCGGTGGCCCAGAGCGGCCGCCGCAAGCTGACCTCGATCCTCTTCGCCTGA
- a CDS encoding LON peptidase substrate-binding domain-containing protein → MIRAHDVLPPVLPVFPLGGVILLPGGRLPLNIFEPRYLAMIDDALGSHRLIGMVQPVRAGLGTNMGLVSGAPEIYGVGCAGRISSFQESGDGRYLITLTGVARFRVAEELAVTTPYRQVRTDFAAFEADRGEPPPAGLDRALLTDRLKRYFALQGLSADWQAIDQASDQALITSLAMICPFSEAEKQALLEAPALPERAALILDMMEMALHTGEDDDDAPRH, encoded by the coding sequence ATGATCCGTGCCCACGACGTCCTGCCGCCGGTGCTGCCGGTCTTCCCGCTCGGCGGTGTCATCCTGCTGCCCGGGGGGCGGCTGCCGCTGAACATCTTCGAGCCGCGCTATCTGGCGATGATCGACGACGCGCTGGGCAGCCACCGGCTGATCGGCATGGTCCAGCCGGTCCGCGCCGGGCTCGGCACCAATATGGGCCTCGTCTCGGGTGCGCCCGAAATCTACGGTGTCGGCTGTGCCGGCCGGATCAGCAGTTTCCAGGAAAGCGGCGACGGCCGCTATCTGATCACGCTGACCGGCGTCGCCCGCTTCCGCGTGGCCGAGGAACTGGCCGTCACCACACCCTATCGCCAGGTCCGCACCGATTTTGCCGCCTTCGAGGCCGATCGCGGCGAGCCGCCGCCGGCCGGGCTGGACCGCGCCCTGCTGACCGACCGGCTGAAGCGCTATTTCGCCCTGCAGGGGCTGTCTGCCGACTGGCAGGCGATCGATCAGGCCTCGGACCAGGCGCTGATCACCTCGCTCGCCATGATCTGCCCCTTCTCGGAGGCAGAGAAGCAGGCCCTGCTCGAGGCCCCCGCCCTGCCGGAACGCGCCGCCTTGATCCTCGACATGATGGAGATGGCGTTGCATACCGGAGAGGACGACGACGACGCGCCGCGTCACTGA
- a CDS encoding Trm112 family protein: MSDATPISDTTPVPHASVDPRLLEILVCPLTREPLRYDAAAQELISDAAKLAYPIRDGIPIMLVDEARSLDDAAGA, translated from the coding sequence ATGTCCGACGCCACCCCCATTTCCGACACCACCCCCGTGCCGCATGCCAGCGTCGATCCGCGCCTGCTGGAGATCCTGGTCTGCCCGCTGACCCGCGAGCCGCTGCGCTATGACGCCGCTGCCCAGGAGCTGATCAGCGATGCGGCGAAGCTCGCCTATCCGATCCGCGACGGCATCCCGATCATGCTGGTCGACGAAGCCCGTTCGCTCGACGACGCGGCCGGAGCCTGA
- a CDS encoding DUF971 domain-containing protein: MPAPAAPWPVEIRLKRSARVLEVTFDDGNHVRLGAEYLRVESPSAEVQGHGPGQKKVPAGKRNVAIVDVQPVGNYAVRLVFDDGHSTGIYGWGYLAELAREHDRRWESYLDALAAAGQTRG, from the coding sequence ATGCCGGCACCGGCCGCCCCCTGGCCGGTGGAAATCCGCCTGAAGCGGTCGGCACGGGTTCTGGAGGTCACCTTCGACGACGGCAACCATGTCCGGCTGGGGGCCGAGTATCTGCGCGTGGAAAGCCCCTCGGCCGAAGTGCAGGGCCATGGCCCCGGGCAGAAGAAGGTGCCGGCCGGCAAGCGCAATGTGGCGATCGTCGACGTTCAGCCGGTGGGCAACTACGCCGTGCGGCTGGTCTTCGACGACGGCCATTCCACCGGCATCTATGGCTGGGGCTATCTGGCGGAACTCGCGCGTGAGCACGACCGGCGCTGGGAAAGCTATCTCGACGCCCTGGCCGCCGCCGGCCAGACGCGGGGCTGA
- a CDS encoding UbiH/UbiF/VisC/COQ6 family ubiquinone biosynthesis hydroxylase, whose translation MEMMAGDLVIVGGGLVGMTLGVAAAAAGLDVIVVDREDPTAQLDGGFDGRASAIAHGSKQVLAAIGVWPLVAETGAIEHIRVTDGPSLMHLHFDHVQVGEEPLGWLVENRHMRAALAQRAAALADRLTVVAPAGVVSVDRQGARATVTLADGRVLRAPLVVAADGRRSRLRDEAGIAVTEWGYGQTGLVCTVAHEYPHEGVAHERFLTPGPFAILPLAGNRSSIVWTERHEDAARIQALDDLRYLEELRARFGDFLGRLRLEGPRFAYPLALTLARRFVDRRLALVGDAAHAIHPIAGQGFNLGIRDVAALVEVMVQARRLGGDVGAPDVLAAYERWRRTDTMALVAATDGLNRLFSNDVAPVRLARDLGLAAVNRLGPVKKLAMRHAMGELGRLPALVQGRMP comes from the coding sequence ATGGAGATGATGGCGGGCGACCTGGTGATCGTGGGCGGCGGGCTGGTCGGCATGACGCTGGGCGTTGCCGCCGCAGCAGCCGGCCTCGACGTGATCGTCGTCGATCGCGAAGACCCCACGGCGCAGCTCGATGGCGGGTTCGACGGCCGGGCCAGCGCCATCGCCCATGGGTCGAAGCAGGTGCTGGCCGCGATCGGCGTCTGGCCGCTGGTGGCGGAAACCGGCGCGATCGAACATATCCGGGTGACCGACGGGCCCAGCCTGATGCATCTGCATTTCGACCATGTCCAGGTGGGGGAAGAACCGCTGGGCTGGCTGGTCGAGAATCGCCACATGCGGGCTGCCCTGGCGCAGCGTGCCGCGGCACTTGCCGATCGGCTGACCGTGGTGGCCCCGGCAGGCGTGGTCTCGGTCGACCGGCAGGGCGCGCGGGCGACCGTCACCCTGGCGGATGGCCGGGTGCTGCGTGCGCCGCTGGTGGTGGCGGCCGACGGCCGCCGGTCACGGCTGCGCGACGAGGCCGGGATCGCGGTCACCGAATGGGGCTATGGCCAGACCGGCCTGGTCTGCACCGTGGCCCATGAATACCCGCATGAAGGTGTGGCCCATGAACGTTTCCTGACGCCGGGCCCCTTTGCGATCCTGCCGCTGGCCGGCAATCGCTCGTCGATCGTGTGGACCGAACGGCACGAGGATGCCGCCCGCATCCAGGCGCTGGACGATCTGCGATATCTGGAAGAGCTGCGGGCCCGCTTCGGCGATTTTCTGGGGCGGCTCCGGCTGGAAGGTCCGCGCTTCGCCTATCCGCTGGCGCTGACCCTGGCGCGGCGCTTCGTCGACCGGCGCCTGGCGCTGGTGGGCGATGCCGCCCATGCCATCCATCCGATCGCGGGGCAGGGCTTCAATCTGGGCATCCGCGACGTGGCGGCCCTGGTCGAGGTGATGGTGCAGGCGCGGCGCCTGGGCGGCGATGTCGGCGCCCCGGATGTGCTTGCGGCATATGAACGCTGGCGCCGCACCGACACCATGGCGCTGGTGGCGGCGACCGACGGGCTGAACCGGCTGTTTTCCAACGATGTGGCGCCGGTACGCCTGGCGCGCGATCTGGGGCTTGCGGCGGTGAACCGGCTGGGGCCGGTGAAGAAACTGGCCATGCGCCATGCGATGGGCGAACTGGGCCGCCTGCCGGCCCTGGTTCAGGGACGCATGCCCTGA
- a CDS encoding P-II family nitrogen regulator, giving the protein MKLISAIIKPFKLQAVREALTDLGIQGLTVTEVKGYGRQKGQTEIYRGAEYEVNFVPKLKIEIALNDDLLEAAVEAIQTNAQTGKIGDGKIFVFDLERVVRIRTGETDKDAL; this is encoded by the coding sequence ATGAAGCTGATCTCTGCGATCATCAAGCCCTTCAAGCTGCAAGCCGTTCGCGAGGCGCTGACCGATCTGGGCATCCAGGGCCTGACCGTCACCGAGGTGAAGGGATATGGGCGGCAGAAGGGTCAGACCGAAATCTATCGCGGCGCGGAGTACGAAGTGAATTTCGTGCCGAAGCTGAAGATCGAGATCGCCCTCAACGACGACCTGCTGGAGGCAGCGGTCGAGGCGATCCAGACCAATGCCCAGACCGGCAAGATCGGCGACGGCAAGATTTTCGTGTTCGACCTCGAACGTGTGGTGCGCATCCGCACGGGCGAAACCGACAAGGACGCTCTCTGA